Genomic window (Rhododendron vialii isolate Sample 1 chromosome 4a, ASM3025357v1):
CACAGTTGTCAAAAAGTGTTCTGAATGGTCTGAATTTTaatgaaaagtttaactcttttccgaaatttttttattaacattTGGATCGTCCAgaatacttttgaacggtcaCGATTAATTACTGTAAACACTTTTTTACGTCGCAGCCACAAACAAgtttttctctccaaaaaaaacACCCTTTACGATAACCCCCACTTTACCATGAACACTTTCACCTTCTGTGGCCTTTTCCGAGTTTTCCCCTCCTTTTCGCGCCAAATTCTTTACCAccaaaaccaataaaaaaaacttaccgCGAAAGTTCAATTGATGAATTGAAAATCTTTCGCGCAATCCATCCACAAATCCCGCCCGCCAAAACAACTTCCCACTATCTCACTAAAACCCTCCACTTCCCTCCCTCCCAAACCAttcctccttccctctctctctctctctctctctctctcaacattcGCTTCCAGTTCTTTCAAtcgttattttattttctccttGTAAAAGATGGAGACGATGGCCACAGGAGGGGAAGACCAGAATCGGAACATAAAGAAAATAAGATTTGTTTTCTTCGGCTCCGAGTTAACCGACTCAGACATACTCAAAGCCCTCTCTCAATGCGGAAACAGCCCAGACGCAGCAATCAACTACATCCTCGACACCCCCGGGTTCTTACCGCCTCCCTCAGACGTCAAGCGGACGGTTACCAGCACTGGAGCCAGGGTTTCCGCACCCATCAAGGGAGCAGGTAAATCTGAACTGGGTTGTGTTTTGAAACCTGATGTTAGGGTTCTTAAGGAAGAATCTGATGTGGGTTTGGCTAATAAGTGTAGTGTGGAGGGAGAAATCGCGGGTTCTGATTGTGTTTTGCAATCAAACCCCGTGATTTTTGATGTAGAGGGAGAAATCGCGGATACTAATATGGAGGAAGAAATCGTGGGTTTGGATTGCGTTCAAGAGTCGGGTGATGGGGTGAGAGTGAATGAGGAAGAATGTGATATGGGGTTCTTGGATAAGGAAGACAAAATGGTGCTCTCTGATTGTGTTAGAGAATCGGTTGATGGGATGGAACCGGGTGATAGGGTTAAGGAAGAATCTGATGTGGGTTTTGTGGGTAAGGACTATATGGAGGTAGAAACAGTGTGTTTGGATGATGAGTTGAAAGTGAATGTTAGGGTTAAGGAAGAACCTGACGTGGGTTTTGTGAGTAAGGAGATTGTGGAGGTTGAAAATGTGGGGTCTGATTCTATTAAGAAATCAAGGCCCAAGATGTCGTTTGACGAGTTTCTCAAGGCTACGAATACAAAAGTTATGGCTGATGATGAGTATCTCAAGGCTCAGATGAAGAAAGAGCCAAAGGAAGGTGAGTCGGATTGTGGGTCAGAGGGGGGTGTGAAGAAGGAGGAAGTAATTGTTGGTACTGAGAAGAAAGAACCAGTGGTTAAAGTGGAGCCTGATTTGGGGTTGGAGAATAAGGCTCCTATGAAAGAGGCAAAGGAAGATAGATGGTCATCGAAAAGCTTTCGCGAGAAGTTCGAAGAACATTGTAGGTTGGAAATGGAGGCTAAGCGCGGTTTGCAAAAGCCGGCTCAAGTGAAGAAAGAAATGGGTGAGGATAGGAAGCAGTTGAGTACAGTTGTGATTGAGGACGGGGATTTTCCAGAGGACCCGGATTGGTTATTGGTGGGGAGGAATATGGTTACCGGGCTTTCAACTACTAGGGGAAGGAAATTAGAGAACAACGAGATTGTTCATCTTGCTTTCCCGTCCTTGGATGCAAGGAATAGGTCGGGCTCAAAGTGGTTGAGTGCAAGGTCTGCAGCTTCAGAAATCGTTCGCTTCTCCACCAAACGGTCTGGGGAGGCAAGCTCTAGATTTATCTGATATAACTTTGTTATATAGCTTGTATTTATTTGATGTATGCTCATTCATACTAACTTTTCAACTAGAAAAAATAGTGTGGATTTATACATGGTTGTGCTTTAGATTGTACTGAAAGGATGTAGATGTGATTTATAACTACAGATTGGAAGGTTGCCAATGGAGTGGGCAAAATGCCTCATTCCGCTAGTCAATTCTACAAAGGTTAAAGTCCTTGCCCGGTGTATAGCTGCACCTGCAAATCTTCAGTTGATGCAAGAGATAATGTTATATGTCAGGTAAATTACAAACCTTCGTTAAACTTAAGTCCTATTATGTTTGCTTGTAGTTCTTTTGAGAGTTAATTTGCTTTGGCTAATTGGTTAGGCTATTAGATTCGATCGTGTATTGTTATTTACATactaaactgtttttttatccaaaatttgtaGCTTTTATATTCACAAGTCCATTTTCACGGCGTGTGAGAAGTCCTCATGGAGGCTGGATTCACCCTCAAACATTGACACCACAATTTACCCTCTCCTAACACTTTTCAAATTGTTGAAGAACAATCCATTTCAGAAGGTACTTTATTTCTGTGTTTCAGTTCCACTGAAATCCAATTTTGGATGAACATTTGGACTTGTAGTTATGCATAGTTACTTATTTGTTATGCTTCTGTCACTGCTTGAACCAGGCTGAATTCACACCAGAGGAACTTGATTCTCGGAAACGGTCACTGAATCTAGAAGTACGTGTCATATCAGTTTCCcattttctctaattattattgtCATCTTAAATGCTCAAGGTGGTGCAACGCTTGGCCTCACGAGTTGTTATGAAGTATGCTAAAGCTGTGTATACACCGCATTTCACCAAAACATTCAatcttttatttcatttttttgacgGATGCATGTCAGGTTGAATTCCTCGTGCAGTTATTAACATACCGCTATCCCCACATTTTATCCAATCACACAGATGCGCAAATTGAATCGGCATGATTGACTGTAAGCTCCAAATAACAAGCCAAGTTAAATTGACATTGTTGGCGATTGATTGAAACAGGTTGACTCAGATGAAGCAGCATCCATGATGCCCATAGTGAAACGGAGGAAGGGTTGCGAGCAGTACCCAGAACAGAATAAGGATGAACAAGCTCTCTCTGAATCATCTTTGAACAAACTTGTTGGTGCTGCAGATGTGTATAACTTGGAGGTAGCATTAGCATCATATGAGATATTATCACTTCCTTTTCAGATACAAGAATAAAATTGTTTCGGGGAGGTCtgtttgtttctctctcatcatgccCTTTGGGTTTTAAATCCTTACAGGAGATGGAGCCTCCTGAGACTCTTATGTGTGACTTAAGGCCATACCAGAAGCAGGCTCTCTACTGGATGTCAGAGTTGGAGAAGGGAGTGGATGTTGAGAAAGCAGGAAAAACCCTTCATCCATGCTGGGCAGCATACAAAATATGTGATGGGTatgctgttttttttcccttcactaAATATCCGAAAGAGAGAACAATGAAAACAATAAGAAAAATGTTCAGTGGATGTAATTTGTATACcacaaaaagtaacaactagACACAACATTTGTAGGCCCCATACCAAGTGTTGAGGGGGGCACACACTCATTGCACTTGCTTTGTAATTTATCCGGTGTACAAATGAAGTATCAACAGCAGCATGGTAAAATAACTAGATTTTTTATCACAGCTTTGTCCTTATAATGGTGTTGAATGTGCAACTTGACCAAACACACTTTGTAACAGGAGGGCTTCTTCTATTTATGTGAACATATTTTCCGGTGAAGCAACTACGAAATTTCCAACTGCAATGCAGATGGCAAGAGGAGGAGTGAGTTTCTCCATTTCTTCGTTAGTGTCTGGAACTGGTGTTTTTTATTCCTTGAACAAAGATTTGCCAACACTCTCATTCTGTGTAGTTTGTTCTGGCTTAACTGAGGTGAAGATGTTACTTTCTCTAACTTCACTATACTATGTGTAGATTTTAGCAGATGCAATGGGGCTTGGAAAAACTGTGATGACAATTGCTCTAATACTTTCAAGAACTGGTAGGAGCTCTGACTACCAAAAGCTTGTTTCAGAAGCCTCAGATGAAGATGAGCatgtaaagaaaaagaaagattctGATACAAACAAGCCGGGAGTAAGAGGCCGTACTCTAATTATTTGTCCTATGGCCTTGCTAGGCCAGTGGAAGGTGGGAATCTTTATCTCCGTAATGACTTAAGAAAGGAGCTGAATTAtttggtttctttgtttttgctaATCTTACAAATTTAACCCATTTTCGTGATGTTTCAACCAATTTGATGGTTGCTAAATTCATTGGTGCTATAGATTTAATCCTCAGATGATATAAATGTCCCATCACTTATGTTTGGCATGCAGGATGAGCTCGATAACCATTCACAGCCAGAAAGTATTTCAACTTTTGTACACTATGGTGGGGATAGAACCAATGATCCCAAGGTGATTGCATCACATGATGTGGTCTTGACAACGTATGGTGTGTTGACTGCAGCTTATAAGAAGGTAAATTACCCTGAAATCCCTTTTACTAACAAAAGTCCCATCATTTCGAGAATACTTATTGTTCTATATATTTTGCTGCTGTTTTTATATGGTTGTTAAACTACTCGTATGAATGGTGATATAGGATGGTGAAAACAGCATTTTCCATAAAATTGAGTGGTATAGGGTGGTTTTAGATGAAGCTCATACTATCAAAGCCTCAAAGACCCAAGGTGCCCAAGCTGCCTTTGCATTGTCCTCTCATTGTAGGTGGTGTCTTACAGGTACCCCTCTTCAGGTATGCTTCTTCTCTTTCAACTTTTTCCATGTGTTATAGCACCATAGGCTCCTGTATCACTTTTTTCTATGCGTCTTCATTATTGTTTCGACAAACAACTCAAGGCCATGTTAAGTTGTCACTTATCATCATTCgttttttggatttgtttttgaaacataaacaaaacttgtttggttgagGGTTTTTGCAACTAGTTTCCTTAGAAATTTTTGGTAACATGACTGAATGATAAGggttttacattttcaaaagctttttggaaaattttctgCAACCAAACGTGGCGAAATGTCTTTTGCAACAGTCATTTGTCAAGCTAGTCTTAATGATCAACAGTTGTCAAATTGATGGGAAATTGTATGTTTTGTGGCTGCAAAGAGAATGAGTAAAACTTAATGGGAATTCATCTTTACTTGCTAGTTACTAATGAATGTCATTGATAATGGCTGCAGAATAATTTGGAAGACCTCTATAGCCTCTTATGCTTTTTGCATGTTGAGCCATGGTGCAACTGGGCATGGTATGGATcaaaaacaatttgattgtcACAATGCACGATTGACTTCTGATTTCCATGCACCATATACAATTACAACCCTTAATTATTTGTTTTCCTCGACTTAGGTGGTCGAAACTGATTCAAAGGCCCTATGAGAATGGTGACCAGAGAGGACTGAGATTGGTTAAAGCAATTCTGAGGCCACTGATGCTGAGGAGGACAAAGGAGACAAAGGATAAAGAAGGAAGGTGAATGATTATTCTGGttacttttccatttcttttacCTACTGAATTTAATGTGAGCAAATTCTGTCATGTTTAGCCGTTTAATAACTGATTTGTGTGACATTAGGCCCATACTTACTCTCCCACCAACCGACATCCAAATCATCGAATGTGAACAGTCGGAAGCTGAACACGACTTTTACAGTGCTCTCTTCAAGAGATCTAAAGTGAGTTATGTTCTAATATGATTTTTATGGTGACGGGAATTACAGGATGTTGTTGTGCTGCTTAAATGCTTCACGTGTTGGTTTGCACAATTCTTGAAGCCATTAATACTATTGTGAACAAGGCAACTTAGATCTTTTCTGCAATTGTCACCAGGTCCAATTTGACCAATTTGTCGCACAAGGCAAAGTGCTTCACAACTATGCAAATATTCTTGAGCTGCTACTTCGATTGAGGCAATGCTGCAACCACCCGTTTCTAGTCATGAGGTGAGAATGCAGCCGTAAATCTTGATAACTAACTCATACTAATGAAGCGATACCACCCATTTCTTTTTGAACAGTTTTCGGAATTTCTTGCATTTGTCAGAAAATTGAAACAGAAATGAAGTGATACCACAGGgattattttttgtgaatttcctaACTCATACTGTTCTCCTTGAAATCTGCAGCCGAGGGGATTCACAGGAGTATGCAGACCTAAACAAGCTCGCAAGAAGGTTCCTTGAAACCGATCCTGATTCTGCCACTCCAAACCAAAAACTCCCAACTCGAGCATATGTTGAAGAGGTGGTGGAGGAAATCAGGCGTGGTGAAAACACCGAATGCCCCATATGTCTAGAATCAGCAGATGATCCAGTCCTCACACCTTGTGCACATAGAATGTGTAGGGAATGCCTTCTCTCAAGCTGGCGGACCCCATCAGCTGGAGTATGCCCAATATGCCGCCAACTACTAAAGAAGACTGACCTCATTACTTGTCCGTCAGAAAACCGTTTTCGTATTGATGTGGAGAAGAACTGGAAAGAGTCTTCTAAGGTTACAAAGCTCTTGGAATGCCTGGAAAATATAGCAAAGTCTGGCTTGGGGGAGAAGAGCATTGTTTTTAGCCAGTGGACTTCGTTTTTGGATTTGCTTGAGATACCAttgaggaggaaaaaaattgggtttttgaGGTTTGATGGAAGGCTTGCGCAGAAACAAAGGGAGAGGGTTTTGAAAGAGTTCAATGAGACTAATGAGAAAATGGTAAGTGTAGTTTCTGTGTCTAACCCCTTGTTTAGTTGCTTTTTCGAGAAAACAGTTCTCCAAAACCTTATCAAACTGCTTCACAGACAAACAGTGGttttaatatcatttgaaagCTTACCGAAAACAAGTTTCAAAATCCGTTTCTGTTTTCGAAGGATAGGATTGTAGCATAAGGGCCTAAATAGTTAAAAGTCgtatttctttgtttcttctgATGATTGTAGTTTGGCAGTTGAGACATACCAAATGAACATTTTCCCAATCAAAGACTGAATCCCATTTTGTTCCCATTTCAGGTACTCTTGATGTCACTTAAGGTAGGAGGCGTGGGATTAAATCTGACTGCAGCTTCTAGTGTCTTTCTTATGGTACACAACATACCTTCGCTTCTACTATGATCTTTTTTTCCCGCTTTTACCATTTTGTCCTTTCCAATGTTCTTTCCCCCTCTTTGATGGTCAAATTCTTCCATCCAATATGCAGGATCCATGGTGGAATCCGGCGGTAGAAGAGCAAGCAATAATGCGAATTCATCGCATTGGTCAAAAACGAACCGTCTCAGTTAGAAGATTCATTGTCAAGGTAACTCAACCTCCTGTAGTTTCTGATCTGCTTAAAGATTGGTCAAACTCTATACTAGACAATGTACTACAATAAACATTTCCTGTATAATTTGTGTTCTTTGAAACTCTTATTTTTTCCGACTCATAATGCTTGTTTAAACATTATGTACTGAATGTAACACCGAAATTTTGCGCACAGGACACTGTGGAGGAAAGGATGCAACAAGTTCAAGCAAGGAAGCAACGGATGATAGCCGGAGCTCTGACCGATGAGGAAGTCCGATCAGCCAGGATTGAAGAACTTAAAATGCTCTTCAGATAAATCTGTCATTGTGTAAATTGTGTTATGTTCTTATCACTTATCAACAATTTAGACTAAATTAGAGAGCAAGTTGATGCTCTAAGGGGAGGAGCATTTTTTTGTATAGGAGAGCCATGttctattttcaaaattctCGTTGCTCCATCAATGAATTTGGGAAGACAATCCAACTCGGGTCAATGAGACCACCCCCAATTTTGTAAATTTGTTCTCAAGGGCTTTTTTGGTTGGATGATTCAGAGACACAATAGAATCCCACTAGGTCTATAAATCTGGCATATGGTGTTACAAATTGAGACTGTATTACATCTTCCAAAGGTGTCCATAGCTGAAAGATTATGTTAGCTCCAAAAGCCGCGCTTTCTTTTCGGTTGGCAAATCATACATTTATGTGTATTCCATTATTTGttgagttgtaatttttttttcacttctttGAGTAAGTAGCGAGTCTGTAAATGGCTAGAGTGGAAAgagtcatatttttttgtagttgAGAGTTGTATTGGTTTGAGGTGTTTTGGAAAGGTAAATTACAAGAGTAAAGTTGGTCAACCTGCTGTCCAGAATTGGTAAGGCAATTTCCATCGAAACCTACCGTCCAGAATTGGCTCGCTTGAATTTGGGAAGTCGGTCGACCGAGTTCCATAGGAGGTTGGTCGACCGAGTGTGTTTGTGAAAAGCTGGAGATATAAATACACGCCTTTATTCATTGTCCGTGCGTGGCAACGATGTAGAGTATGAGAGAGCAGCCAAAGACATTCTTAGTTTTGTGAGGGGAAACTTTCCAGTGGTTCATTTTGATTGATTCTTAAGAGTCCGAAGAAGATCGGTTGATCGGTGTGCGTTAAATACAACTCCAAGAAGttatcacaaattttgattcatCTACGTGAGTAGACTTTCAATGGATTTTTTAAAGTATTTCAGAAGGCTTCGAAGCATCGGCAATCAAACAATTGATGCGGTGAACGAGGATTGGCATTCGGTCTTTAGTCAATTGCGAGGATTCTCAATTGTGAGTTAAGATTGTTTGTAATCGCATGATGTTATTTTTAGTGTTTGATTCCTTCCGATGGTTTTTGCCCATTTAGAatttttccacgtatatcttgtatTCATTGTCGTTCTTCATTTTCCTATTTATTGCTTATTGTTTGGTTGAGTTGCGAAATAGGACTTTCATATTACAAATTCCTACTCGGGTACCAGTAGGCTAACTTCAAAATCACGTTTAAATCGGAGTTTGGGAGGCGATCTTTGGTTCTCAAAATTCTTGTAAAGCTTGTTCTATGAATTTGGAGCCGCGAGTCCTACTAGGGCCAGTTAGACCACC
Coding sequences:
- the LOC131324137 gene encoding DNA repair protein RAD5B: METMATGGEDQNRNIKKIRFVFFGSELTDSDILKALSQCGNSPDAAINYILDTPGFLPPPSDVKRTVTSTGARVSAPIKGAGKSELGCVLKPDVRVLKEESDVGLANKCSVEGEIAGSDCVLQSNPVIFDVEGEIADTNMEEEIVGLDCVQESGDGVRVNEEECDMGFLDKEDKMVLSDCVRESVDGMEPGDRVKEESDVGFVGKDYMEVETVCLDDELKVNVRVKEEPDVGFVSKEIVEVENVGSDSIKKSRPKMSFDEFLKATNTKVMADDEYLKAQMKKEPKEGESDCGSEGGVKKEEVIVGTEKKEPVVKVEPDLGLENKAPMKEAKEDRWSSKSFREKFEEHCRLEMEAKRGLQKPAQVKKEMGEDRKQLSTVVIEDGDFPEDPDWLLVGRNMVTGLSTTRGRKLENNEIVHLAFPSLDARNRSGSKWLSARSAASEIVRFSTKRSGEIGRLPMEWAKCLIPLVNSTKVKVLARCIAAPANLQLMQEIMLYVSFYIHKSIFTACEKSSWRLDSPSNIDTTIYPLLTLFKLLKNNPFQKAEFTPEELDSRKRSLNLEVDSDEAASMMPIVKRRKGCEQYPEQNKDEQALSESSLNKLVGAADVYNLEEMEPPETLMCDLRPYQKQALYWMSELEKGVDVEKAGKTLHPCWAAYKICDGRASSIYVNIFSGEATTKFPTAMQMARGGILADAMGLGKTVMTIALILSRTGRSSDYQKLVSEASDEDEHVKKKKDSDTNKPGVRGRTLIICPMALLGQWKDELDNHSQPESISTFVHYGGDRTNDPKVIASHDVVLTTYGVLTAAYKKDGENSIFHKIEWYRVVLDEAHTIKASKTQGAQAAFALSSHCRWCLTGTPLQNNLEDLYSLLCFLHVEPWCNWAWWSKLIQRPYENGDQRGLRLVKAILRPLMLRRTKETKDKEGRPILTLPPTDIQIIECEQSEAEHDFYSALFKRSKVQFDQFVAQGKVLHNYANILELLLRLRQCCNHPFLVMSRGDSQEYADLNKLARRFLETDPDSATPNQKLPTRAYVEEVVEEIRRGENTECPICLESADDPVLTPCAHRMCRECLLSSWRTPSAGVCPICRQLLKKTDLITCPSENRFRIDVEKNWKESSKVTKLLECLENIAKSGLGEKSIVFSQWTSFLDLLEIPLRRKKIGFLRFDGRLAQKQRERVLKEFNETNEKMVLLMSLKVGGVGLNLTAASSVFLMDPWWNPAVEEQAIMRIHRIGQKRTVSVRRFIVKDTVEERMQQVQARKQRMIAGALTDEEVRSARIEELKMLFR